Proteins encoded by one window of Sardina pilchardus chromosome 7, fSarPil1.1, whole genome shotgun sequence:
- the snrpg gene encoding small nuclear ribonucleoprotein G, translating to MSKAHPPELKKFMDKKLSLKLNGGRHVQGILRGFDPFMNLVVDDSLEMAPGGQQNNIGMVVIRGNSIIMLEALERV from the exons ATGAGTAAAGCACATCCACCAGAGTTGAAAAA GTTCATGGACAAGAAGCTTTCAT TAAAGCTAAATGGAGGACGCCATGTTCAGGGCATATTGCGTGGATTTGACCCATTCATGAACTTGGTGGTGGATGATAGCTTGGAAATGGCACCAGGGGGACAACAGAACAACATTGGCATGGTG GTAATCAGAGGAAACAGCATTATTATGTTGGAGGCGCTGGAAAGAGTATGA
- the si:ch211-148l7.4 gene encoding zinc finger protein 467 has translation MDVASHNRGAGKETEDFMKNRQAGDAFSKLAELMAQAEQKQDGRNQKSHQPGVSTCEECHQDFPDLAALVRHQQKLHVLRKPHRCKACGQEFALLSTLQLHKCLSLAPVCQLCHGKAQRGAPCSACSSELADPKGPQEQTHLYRHHHDNSPYACAPCGRAFSHKQELLYHQQAGGCQPAPLSPKALKSSTVPSFTPVPTPTPSYASLPPSPPEPGACLLCRRVFRSPAGLANHRRVWHPSQCAKNSTKLSQKSAGKMNGKTLEKTLEKTVESECESAPISAKKSSGGQKKGQQFPCRSCDRVFSQTSMLHQHRKEVHRREKRPWREHRPSAKSTRQRKKGETYPCLVCGKVFLHHLTRWAHLRTHSAQQLNQVRKVVPVVKPSKITKETKAAEKNPPRKAKKTKCSPTAKADTKKQRRKRESHEEEGEFPCPSCLEVFSSPAGLCKHEEVHQPAEMIKNCGVCKMEMTPVEGGATLPELLYHCVPCRQAFSTLNSFLQHCQMHLPSDNDEEGCDSDD, from the coding sequence ATGGATGTGGCCTCACACAACCGGGGtgcagggaaagagacagaggactTTATGAAGAACAGGCAGGCAGGAGATGCTTTTTCTAAGTTGGCTGAACTGATGGCTCAGGCAGAGCAAAAGCAAGATGGTCGCAACCAAAAGTCTCACCAGCCAGGTGTATCCACTTGTGAAGAGTGTCACCAGGACTTCCCAGATTTGGCAGCACTTGTTCGTCACCAACAGAAATTACATGTCTTGCGGAAGCCTCACCGCTGCAAGGCGTGTGGCCAAGAGTTTGCGCTCCTTTCTACTCTCCAGTTGCATAAGTGCCTCAGCTTAGCCCCAGTCTGCCAGCTGTGCCATGGAAAAGCCCAACGCGGTGCCCCTTGTTCCGCATGCTCCTCTGAGCTGGCAGATCCCAAGGGCCCACAGGAGCAGACCCACCTCTACCgccatcaccatgacaacagccCCTATGCATGTGCTCCCTGTGGTCGTGCTTTCAGCCACAAACAGGAGTTGCTGTACCACCAGCAGGCAGGTGGATGTCAGCCAGCTCCACTCAGTCCCAAAGCTCTGAAATCTTCTACTGTGCCATCTTTCACCCCTGTTCCCACACCAACGCCCTCATATGCGTCTCTTCCCCCATCACCCCCGGAGCCAGGAGCATGCCTGCTTTGTAGACGGGTTTTCCGCTCACCTGCAGGACTGGCTAACCATCGACGGGTCTGGCATCCAAGCCAGTGCGCAAAGAATTCAACTAAACTTTCACAGAAATCGGCAGGGAAAATGAATGGCAAAACGTTGGAGAAAACGTTGGAGAAAACGGTGGAATCAGAATGTGAAAGTGCACCGATCTCTGCAAAGAAAAGCAGTGGGGGCCAGAAGAAGGGGCAGCAGTTCCCCTGCCGCTCATGTGACCGGGTGTTCTCCCAGACCTCCATGCTGCATCAGCACAGGAAAGAGGTGCACCGGCGAGAGAAGAGACCCTGGCGAGAGCACAGGCCATCAGCTAAGAGCACAAGGCAGAGGAAGAAAGGCGAAACATACCCATGCCTCGTCTGTGGCAAAGTGTTCCTCCATCACCTGACGCGTTGGGCACATCTCCGCACCCACAGTGCCCAACAGCTGAACCAGGTAAGAAAGGTTGTGCCAGTAGTGAAGCCATCAAAGATCACCAAGGAAACAAAGGCAGCTGAAAAGAATCCCCCTAGAAAAGCCAAAAAGACTAAATGCAGCCCCACAGCAAAAGcggacacaaaaaaacaacggCGAAAGCGAGAGAGCCATGAGGAGGAAGGCGAGTTCCCATGCCCATCTTGTCTTGAGGTTTTCAGCTCTCCAGCTGGCCTCTGCAAGCACGAGGAGGTTCATCAGCCGGCAGAAATGATCAAGAATTGCGGTGTTTGCAAGATGGAAATGACCCCTGTTGAAGGAGGAGCCACTCTGCCTGAACTATTATACCATTGTGTGCCATGCAGGCAGGCTTTCTCCACACTGAACAGCTTCTTGCAGCATTGCCAGATGCATCTCCCCAGTGACAATGACGAGGAAGGATGTGATAGTGATGATTAA